The Inquilinus sp. Marseille-Q2685 genome has a segment encoding these proteins:
- a CDS encoding cupin domain-containing protein: protein MAPTDRPSCIAHWTEIEGPDDHHYRGDDELLSIGAPFGRHFGLTRIGIHHERLPPGRRTSYPHAESHEEEFVYVLEGTPDAWLDGVLHRLGPGDAVGFPAGTGQCHTFINNTEAEVRLLVVGEAPKPENRIIYPRNPERKPMRSDWWDDAPARPMGDHDGLPDKVRARRAGKG, encoded by the coding sequence ATGGCACCGACCGACCGTCCGTCCTGCATCGCGCATTGGACCGAGATCGAAGGGCCGGACGACCACCATTATCGCGGCGACGACGAGCTGCTCAGCATCGGCGCGCCCTTCGGCCGGCATTTCGGCCTGACCCGCATCGGCATCCATCACGAGCGGCTGCCGCCCGGCCGCCGCACCTCCTACCCGCATGCCGAGAGCCATGAGGAGGAGTTCGTCTACGTCCTCGAGGGCACGCCGGACGCTTGGCTCGACGGCGTGCTGCACCGTCTCGGGCCCGGGGACGCGGTCGGCTTCCCGGCCGGCACCGGCCAGTGCCACACCTTCATCAACAACACCGAGGCCGAGGTGCGCCTGCTGGTGGTCGGCGAGGCGCCGAAGCCGGAGAACCGCATCATCTATCCGCGTAACCCGGAGCGGAAGCCGATGCGCTCCGACTGGTGGGACGACGCGCCGGCCCGCCCGATGGGCGACCATGACGGCCTGCCGGACAAGGTCCGGGCCCGGCGGGCGGGGAAGGGATAA
- a CDS encoding LEA type 2 family protein, with amino-acid sequence MSRPTRRPIDRRALLALLPAGALAACGAPFAGPPPPRVRIIDLRPLDATMFEQRWEALLRVEEQAGTGLQVDAMTAAIEMNGREFGSGRTDRAFLLPAHGEREVSVPMRGSGLGLVDQLATIGRRGELKWQVEGVFLSAGRQIPYRDEGTVFSLRDTLRDSLLPF; translated from the coding sequence ATGAGCCGACCCACACGCCGACCGATCGACCGCCGCGCCCTCCTCGCCCTCCTGCCGGCAGGCGCCCTCGCCGCCTGCGGGGCGCCCTTCGCCGGGCCGCCGCCGCCGCGGGTCCGCATCATCGACCTGCGGCCCCTGGACGCGACCATGTTCGAGCAGCGCTGGGAGGCGCTGCTGCGGGTCGAGGAACAGGCCGGCACCGGGTTGCAGGTCGACGCCATGACCGCGGCGATCGAGATGAACGGGCGAGAGTTCGGCAGCGGCCGGACCGACCGGGCCTTCCTGCTGCCGGCGCATGGCGAGCGCGAGGTATCGGTGCCGATGCGCGGCTCCGGCCTCGGCCTGGTCGACCAGCTGGCCACGATCGGCCGCCGCGGCGAGCTGAAATGGCAGGTCGAAGGCGTGTTCCTGAGCGCCGGCCGCCAGATCCCCTACCGCGACGAGGGCACGGTGTTCTCGCTGCGCGACACGCTGAGGGATTCGCTGCTGCCGTTCTGA
- a CDS encoding YkgJ family cysteine cluster protein — translation MSRAGAAAFDCQACGACCAFSRDWPRFWTESEAEIERVPRRYRDDDVMRCDGDRCAALEGEIGRSPRCAVYADRPVVCRDCVPGDDACRIARAGLGLAA, via the coding sequence ATGTCCCGCGCCGGGGCCGCGGCGTTCGACTGCCAGGCCTGCGGCGCCTGTTGCGCCTTCTCTCGCGACTGGCCGCGATTCTGGACCGAGAGTGAGGCCGAGATCGAGCGTGTTCCCCGCCGCTATCGCGACGATGACGTGATGCGCTGCGACGGCGACCGCTGCGCCGCCTTGGAGGGCGAGATCGGCCGCTCCCCCCGCTGCGCGGTCTATGCCGACCGGCCGGTGGTCTGCCGCGACTGCGTGCCGGGCGACGACGCCTGCCGGATCGCGCGGGCCGGGCTGGGGCTGGCGGCGTGA
- a CDS encoding ActS/PrrB/RegB family redox-sensitive histidine kinase, which produces MDGHSKNDQRPENDQGAGVDPAAEAGRNPALRPLPEASDAVPGRRMRARISQITLIKIRWVAVAGQAATILFVHYWLGYELPLWPALAIVGISVALNVAAVVQGKWRLRLVERDAALYLGYDMCQLVALLFLTGGLLNPFVVLMLAPLTVSATLLSYRSTTTLTGLALAGVVLLAFWHYPLPGGMPSSGSPYHLGVGLAMGIAILFVSNYVWQVAADARQVSDALGATQLALEREQRISLLGGLAAAAAHQLGTPLGTITLIAREMRRDVPADSPMAEDIALLEQEVNRCRDILTELARRPEPDDEDPFRLMSLPALAGAAAETYLHSENRRLSITAADGPPGQTLVLRRTPELIHGLGNLIQNALQFARNRVEISAEYGPKTVVLKIVDDGPGFPLALLGRLGEPYVSGRGEDSDHMGLGIFIAATLLEHSGAQLSFSNGPQGGAVIAVAWPRHKFERKERTWA; this is translated from the coding sequence ATGGACGGCCATTCCAAAAATGACCAGAGGCCCGAGAATGACCAGGGGGCCGGGGTCGATCCGGCGGCGGAGGCCGGGCGCAACCCGGCGCTGCGGCCGCTGCCGGAGGCGTCCGACGCGGTGCCCGGCCGGCGCATGCGGGCGCGGATCAGCCAGATCACCCTGATCAAGATCCGCTGGGTCGCCGTCGCCGGCCAGGCCGCCACCATCCTGTTCGTGCATTACTGGCTGGGCTACGAGCTGCCGCTGTGGCCGGCGCTGGCCATCGTCGGCATCTCGGTGGCGCTGAACGTCGCCGCCGTCGTCCAGGGCAAGTGGCGACTGCGGCTGGTGGAACGGGATGCGGCCCTCTATCTCGGCTACGACATGTGCCAGCTGGTGGCGCTGCTGTTCCTCACCGGCGGCCTTCTGAACCCCTTCGTGGTGCTGATGCTGGCGCCGCTGACGGTCTCGGCCACGCTGCTCAGCTACCGCAGCACGACGACGCTGACCGGCCTGGCCCTCGCCGGCGTCGTGCTGCTGGCCTTCTGGCACTACCCGCTGCCGGGCGGCATGCCCTCCAGCGGGTCGCCCTACCATCTCGGCGTCGGGCTGGCGATGGGCATCGCCATCCTGTTCGTCTCGAACTACGTCTGGCAGGTGGCGGCCGATGCCCGCCAGGTGTCGGACGCGCTCGGCGCCACCCAGCTGGCGCTGGAGCGCGAGCAGCGGATCTCGCTGCTGGGCGGCCTGGCGGCGGCGGCGGCGCACCAGCTGGGCACGCCGCTCGGCACCATCACCCTGATCGCGCGCGAGATGCGGCGCGACGTGCCGGCCGACAGCCCGATGGCCGAGGACATCGCCCTCCTGGAGCAGGAGGTCAACCGCTGCCGCGACATCCTGACCGAGCTGGCGCGGCGGCCGGAGCCGGACGACGAGGATCCGTTCCGGCTGATGAGCCTGCCGGCGCTGGCCGGGGCGGCGGCCGAGACCTACCTGCATTCCGAGAACCGGCGCCTGTCCATCACCGCCGCCGACGGCCCGCCGGGCCAGACGCTGGTGCTGCGGCGGACGCCGGAGCTGATCCACGGCCTGGGCAACCTGATCCAGAACGCGCTGCAATTCGCCCGAAACCGGGTCGAGATCAGCGCCGAATATGGACCGAAGACCGTGGTGCTGAAGATCGTCGACGACGGACCGGGCTTCCCGCTGGCCCTGCTGGGCCGGCTGGGCGAACCCTATGTCTCCGGCCGCGGCGAGGACAGCGACCATATGGGTCTCGGCATCTTCATCGCGGCCACGCTGCTCGAGCACAGCGGGGCCCAATTGTCCTTCTCGAATGGCCCGCAAGGGGGCGCGGTTATTGCAGTTGCGTGGCCGCGACACAAATTTGAGAGGAAAGAAAGGACCTGGGCATGA
- a CDS encoding threonine dehydratase, whose protein sequence is MFDLTALEDAARLVHATMPPTPQFAWPLLAARTGCEVWVKHENHTPIGAYKARNGLVFIDALRRRRPDVRGIVTATRGNHGQSLPFAARGTGLAVTVVVPHGNSVEKNAAMRAFGADLVEHGSDFDEAYAHARHLSEARGLEMAPAFHPDLMRGAATYALELFRAVKDLDTVYVPIGMGSGISGLIRTRDLLGLKTRIVGVVSTEAPAMALSVEAGRVVTTETARTFADGMACRVPDPEAFAIVRAGADRIVRVTDDEVAAALRAYWTDTHNLAEGAGAAALAALLQERGRMQGRRVGLILTGGNIDLAVARRILAEG, encoded by the coding sequence ATGTTCGACCTGACCGCCCTCGAGGATGCCGCCCGGCTGGTGCATGCAACCATGCCGCCGACCCCGCAATTCGCCTGGCCGCTCTTGGCCGCGCGCACCGGCTGCGAGGTCTGGGTCAAGCACGAGAACCACACCCCGATCGGCGCCTACAAGGCGCGCAACGGCCTGGTCTTCATCGATGCGCTGCGCCGCCGCCGGCCGGATGTCCGCGGCATCGTCACGGCGACGCGCGGCAATCACGGCCAGAGCCTGCCCTTCGCCGCCCGTGGCACCGGCCTGGCCGTCACCGTGGTGGTGCCGCACGGCAATTCGGTGGAGAAGAACGCCGCCATGCGCGCCTTCGGGGCCGATCTGGTGGAGCATGGAAGCGACTTCGACGAGGCCTATGCCCATGCCAGGCATCTGTCCGAGGCGCGCGGGCTGGAGATGGCGCCGGCCTTCCACCCCGACCTGATGCGCGGCGCCGCCACCTATGCGCTGGAGCTGTTCCGGGCGGTCAAGGATCTCGACACCGTCTACGTGCCGATCGGCATGGGGTCGGGCATCAGCGGCCTGATCCGCACCCGGGACCTCTTGGGCCTGAAAACCCGGATCGTCGGCGTGGTCTCGACCGAGGCACCGGCGATGGCGCTATCGGTCGAGGCCGGGCGCGTGGTGACGACCGAGACCGCCCGCACCTTCGCCGACGGCATGGCCTGCCGGGTGCCGGACCCGGAGGCCTTCGCCATCGTGCGGGCCGGCGCGGACCGCATCGTCCGGGTCACCGACGACGAGGTCGCCGCCGCCCTGCGCGCGTACTGGACCGACACCCACAACCTGGCCGAGGGCGCGGGCGCAGCCGCCCTGGCGGCGCTGCTGCAGGAGCGCGGGCGGATGCAGGGCCGGCGCGTCGGCCTGATCCTGACCGGCGGCAACATCGACCTGGCGGTGGCGCGGCGGATTCTGGCGGAGGGTTAG
- a CDS encoding PhzF family phenazine biosynthesis protein, with protein MTVPRTLPFFLVDVFADEPLAGNPLAVVPEADGLEDDLLRRIARELNQSETTFLLAPTEPDAAARLRSFTPAGAEVSGAGHNALGAWWWLAESGRLGPLGEGLALRQQLGGRLLPVAVEARGGRLAAIGLTQGEPQALAEHPEPAALAAALGLRGDDLLPGPRTVSTGAPHLLVQARDRAAVAAAGPDAARLLAELHRAGAQGCYLYSLDPADPEAAAHARFFNPTVGLWEDPATGSAAGPLAWHLASRGLVPASGELVIEQGHALGRPSRIAVRLESNPDGSSRVELRGRCVTVAGGTLHL; from the coding sequence ATGACCGTCCCGCGCACCCTCCCGTTCTTTCTGGTCGACGTCTTCGCCGACGAGCCGCTGGCGGGCAATCCGCTGGCCGTGGTGCCGGAGGCGGACGGGCTGGAGGACGACCTGCTGCGCCGGATCGCGCGCGAGCTGAACCAGTCCGAGACCACCTTCCTGCTGGCGCCGACCGAGCCCGACGCGGCAGCCCGGCTGCGGTCCTTCACCCCGGCCGGGGCCGAGGTCTCGGGCGCCGGCCACAACGCGCTCGGCGCCTGGTGGTGGCTGGCGGAATCGGGGCGGCTCGGCCCGCTCGGCGAGGGCCTGGCGCTGCGGCAGCAGCTCGGCGGCCGGCTGCTGCCGGTCGCGGTCGAGGCGCGGGGCGGCAGGCTGGCCGCGATCGGCCTGACCCAGGGGGAGCCGCAGGCCCTGGCGGAGCATCCCGAACCGGCCGCGCTGGCGGCGGCGCTGGGCCTGCGGGGCGACGACCTGCTGCCCGGTCCCCGCACGGTCTCGACCGGCGCGCCGCATCTCCTGGTCCAGGCCCGCGACCGCGCCGCGGTCGCCGCGGCCGGTCCGGACGCGGCCCGCCTGCTGGCAGAGCTCCACCGGGCCGGGGCGCAGGGCTGCTACCTGTACAGCCTCGACCCGGCCGACCCTGAGGCTGCGGCCCATGCCCGCTTCTTCAACCCGACCGTCGGGCTGTGGGAGGATCCGGCGACCGGCAGCGCCGCCGGCCCGCTGGCCTGGCACCTCGCCTCACGCGGCTTGGTGCCGGCGTCCGGCGAGCTCGTGATCGAACAGGGCCACGCGCTCGGCCGCCCCAGCCGCATCGCGGTGCGGCTTGAATCCAACCCGGATGGTTCCAGCCGGGTCGAGCTGCGCGGCCGCTGCGTCACCGTCGCCGGCGGCACGCTCCATCTCTGA
- a CDS encoding ActR/PrrA/RegA family redox response regulator transcription factor, producing MTITPATLTPDQPAPLPARDAAKSLLIVDDDVAFRTRLARAMEKRGFEVVTADGLATGIDLARRVAPAFAVLDLRLGDGNGLDIVPVLHEARPDSRVIMLTGYGNIATAVAAVKAGAVDYLAKPTDADQIEAALLNPDEKLPPPPENPMSADRVRWEHIQRVFEQCDRNVSETARRLKMHRRTLQRILNKHAPRG from the coding sequence ATGACCATCACCCCTGCCACCCTGACCCCCGACCAGCCGGCGCCGCTGCCGGCGCGCGACGCGGCCAAGAGCCTGCTGATCGTCGACGACGACGTTGCCTTCCGCACCCGCCTGGCCCGCGCCATGGAGAAGCGGGGCTTCGAGGTGGTGACCGCCGACGGCCTGGCCACCGGCATCGACCTGGCCCGCCGCGTCGCCCCCGCCTTCGCCGTGCTGGACCTGCGGCTGGGCGATGGCAACGGGCTCGACATCGTGCCGGTGCTGCACGAGGCGCGGCCGGACAGCCGGGTGATCATGCTGACCGGCTACGGCAACATCGCCACGGCGGTGGCCGCGGTGAAGGCCGGCGCCGTCGACTACCTGGCCAAGCCGACCGATGCCGACCAGATCGAGGCGGCGCTGCTGAACCCGGACGAGAAGCTGCCGCCGCCGCCGGAGAACCCGATGTCGGCCGACCGGGTGCGGTGGGAGCACATCCAGCGCGTGTTCGAGCAGTGCGACCGCAACGTGTCGGAGACGGCGCGCCGGCTGAAGATGCACCGCCGCACCCTGCAGCGGATCCTGAACAAGCACGCCCCGCGCGGGTAG
- a CDS encoding RidA family protein: protein MIGTRIFTGSPYEDRAGYARAVVADGWVFVSGTTGFDPQDFSFPEDVESQCENCFRNIAWALGQAGAGLEHLVRVVIYVTSQAEFERIVPIIRRHCDAARPANTTIFAQLVQPHMRVEIEATARLPQAAG from the coding sequence ATGATCGGAACCCGCATCTTCACCGGCTCGCCCTATGAGGACCGGGCCGGCTACGCCCGGGCCGTGGTGGCCGACGGCTGGGTCTTCGTCTCCGGCACCACCGGCTTCGATCCGCAGGACTTCTCCTTTCCGGAGGATGTCGAGAGCCAGTGCGAGAACTGCTTCCGCAACATCGCCTGGGCGCTCGGCCAGGCCGGGGCGGGGCTGGAGCACCTGGTGCGGGTGGTGATCTATGTCACGAGCCAGGCGGAGTTCGAGCGCATCGTGCCGATCATCCGCCGCCATTGCGACGCGGCGCGGCCGGCCAACACCACGATCTTCGCCCAGCTGGTGCAGCCGCATATGCGGGTCGAGATCGAGGCGACGGCCCGGCTGCCGCAGGCGGCGGGCTGA
- a CDS encoding YciI family protein: protein MRYLLIVHVDRALIGRLSPEQGRDLTRRCMAGDDELRRSGHLIDCGPLAEPETARIVRRRGDRPSVTDGPYAETKEHVGGFMLIEARDMDEAVAIASTSPMAAMGSIEVREQPTMGE from the coding sequence ATGCGCTACCTGCTGATCGTCCATGTCGACCGCGCCCTGATCGGCCGGCTGTCGCCCGAGCAAGGCCGCGACCTGACGCGCCGCTGCATGGCCGGTGACGACGAGCTCCGCCGCAGCGGCCATCTCATCGACTGCGGCCCGCTGGCCGAGCCGGAGACCGCCCGGATCGTGCGGCGCCGCGGCGACAGGCCCTCGGTCACCGACGGCCCCTATGCCGAGACCAAGGAGCATGTCGGCGGCTTCATGCTGATCGAGGCCCGCGACATGGACGAGGCGGTCGCCATCGCGTCGACCTCGCCGATGGCGGCCATGGGCAGCATCGAGGTGCGCGAGCAGCCGACGATGGGGGAGTAG
- a CDS encoding exopolysaccharide biosynthesis protein — protein MTTRVPTSALLDDLLRDADTERVTLGWLVDRLGDRSFGLVMLLLALLGAMPGASAVVAPLLAILAVQMMLGHAGPAFPRRVAGRSVRTEGLTRTLRRASTVLRTLEGFIHPRWPTPFEATKRGVGLVVLLLGVLLLAPVPLSNIPPALAIALLAIAYLEEDGILLCVALAASALLLAIAAGAVWQTMGELGWVRGFF, from the coding sequence ATGACGACCCGAGTCCCGACCTCCGCCCTGCTCGACGACCTGCTGCGCGATGCCGATACCGAGCGCGTGACCTTGGGCTGGCTGGTGGACCGGCTGGGCGACCGCTCTTTCGGCTTGGTCATGCTGCTGCTGGCGCTGCTCGGGGCAATGCCGGGCGCATCCGCCGTCGTCGCCCCGCTGCTGGCCATCCTGGCGGTGCAGATGATGCTGGGCCATGCCGGACCGGCCTTTCCCCGCCGCGTCGCCGGGCGCAGCGTGCGGACCGAGGGGCTGACGCGCACCCTCCGCCGTGCCTCGACGGTGCTGCGCACCCTCGAAGGCTTCATCCATCCGCGCTGGCCGACGCCGTTCGAGGCGACCAAGCGCGGCGTCGGCCTCGTGGTGCTGCTGCTCGGCGTGCTGCTGCTGGCCCCGGTCCCCCTGAGCAACATCCCTCCCGCCCTGGCGATCGCCCTGCTCGCCATCGCCTATCTGGAGGAGGACGGGATCCTGCTCTGCGTCGCCCTCGCGGCCTCCGCCCTGCTGCTCGCCATCGCCGCCGGCGCCGTCTGGCAGACGATGGGTGAGCTGGGCTGGGTGCGGGGATTCTTCTAG
- a CDS encoding LysR substrate-binding domain-containing protein, with product MALPSLNALQAAEAVGRLGSLSRAAAALGVTPSAVSHRLRGLEQQLGLGLFERTEAGLVPTAAGRRLLPGLGEGFQRIAAAVAEATAQERGAVTVTCGLAFAAKWLVPRLVGLAARHPELEVRLVTTSRLVGFDREDIDLGIRFGRGRWPGLKAELVAPQPLIPVAAPAVAAALADPAAGPARAVALIEDEQSLFGWDAWLAAGGPAALAAHPRRRFPDASLAVEAALAGHGLWLAWPLLVEEALASGRLVRAFPDSIDAGLGYWLVSTPARWRRPEVARFRTWLTGALGG from the coding sequence ATGGCCCTGCCCTCCCTGAACGCGCTGCAGGCCGCCGAGGCTGTGGGCCGGCTCGGCTCGCTCTCCCGCGCCGCGGCGGCGCTGGGTGTGACCCCGAGCGCGGTCAGCCACAGGTTGCGCGGGCTGGAGCAGCAGCTAGGCCTCGGCCTGTTCGAGCGGACCGAGGCCGGGCTGGTTCCGACCGCGGCCGGGCGGCGCCTGCTGCCGGGGCTGGGCGAGGGCTTCCAGCGCATCGCCGCGGCGGTGGCCGAGGCGACGGCGCAGGAGCGCGGCGCCGTGACCGTCACCTGCGGCCTGGCCTTCGCGGCGAAATGGCTGGTGCCGCGGCTGGTCGGCCTCGCCGCGCGCCATCCGGAGCTGGAGGTGCGGCTGGTCACCACCAGCCGGCTGGTCGGGTTCGACCGCGAGGACATCGATCTGGGCATCCGCTTCGGCCGCGGCCGCTGGCCCGGCCTGAAGGCCGAGCTGGTGGCGCCGCAGCCGCTGATCCCGGTCGCGGCCCCGGCGGTCGCCGCCGCCCTGGCCGACCCGGCGGCCGGGCCGGCGCGGGCGGTGGCGCTGATCGAGGACGAGCAGAGCCTGTTCGGCTGGGACGCCTGGCTGGCGGCCGGCGGCCCCGCCGCCCTCGCCGCCCATCCGCGCCGGCGCTTCCCCGACGCGTCGTTGGCGGTCGAGGCGGCTTTGGCCGGCCACGGGCTCTGGCTGGCCTGGCCGCTGCTGGTCGAGGAGGCGCTGGCGTCCGGCCGCCTGGTCCGCGCCTTTCCCGACAGCATCGACGCCGGCCTCGGCTACTGGCTGGTCTCCACCCCCGCCCGCTGGCGCCGCCCCGAGGTCGCCCGGTTCCGGACCTGGCTCACGGGCGCGCT
- a CDS encoding ABC transporter permease, producing MSGTHASPPALRGSAGGRIAAVMLRHLYILRGSIPRLIELAYWPTVQMVVWGLITESLAPAMNWQAQAAGVLISAVLLWDLLFRAQLGMSISFLEEMWSRNLGHLFVSPLRPWEWVASLMAMSLIRTLVGVVPAALLAILLYHWNIFSLGLPLLAFFVNLIVTGWAVALVVLALILRYGMGAEGLAWAIVFAISPISAIYYPVSVLPGWLQWVALALPPAHVFEGMRGLLHGQGFAMAHFLAAAGLNVIWLGLGCAAFLRGFRTARNRGSLLQQGE from the coding sequence ATGAGCGGGACCCACGCTTCTCCGCCCGCCCTGCGCGGCTCCGCCGGCGGCCGGATCGCCGCGGTGATGCTGCGCCACCTCTACATCCTGCGCGGCTCGATCCCGCGGCTGATCGAGCTCGCCTACTGGCCCACCGTGCAGATGGTGGTCTGGGGCCTGATCACCGAGAGCCTGGCGCCGGCGATGAACTGGCAGGCCCAGGCCGCGGGCGTGCTGATCTCGGCGGTGCTGCTGTGGGACCTGCTGTTCCGGGCCCAGCTCGGCATGTCGATCTCCTTCCTCGAGGAGATGTGGAGCCGCAATCTCGGCCATCTCTTCGTCAGCCCGCTGCGGCCCTGGGAATGGGTGGCGTCGCTGATGGCGATGAGCCTGATCCGCACCCTGGTCGGGGTGGTGCCGGCGGCGCTGCTGGCGATCCTGCTGTACCACTGGAACATCTTCTCGCTCGGCCTGCCGCTGCTGGCCTTCTTCGTCAACCTGATCGTCACCGGCTGGGCCGTGGCGCTGGTCGTGCTGGCGCTGATCCTGCGCTACGGCATGGGGGCGGAGGGGCTGGCCTGGGCCATCGTCTTCGCCATCTCGCCGATCAGCGCGATCTACTATCCGGTCTCGGTGCTGCCCGGCTGGCTGCAATGGGTGGCCCTGGCGCTGCCGCCGGCCCATGTGTTCGAGGGCATGCGCGGCCTGCTGCACGGCCAGGGCTTCGCCATGGCCCATTTCCTCGCCGCGGCCGGCCTCAACGTGATCTGGCTCGGCCTCGGCTGCGCCGCCTTCCTCCGGGGCTTCCGCACCGCGCGCAACCGCGGCTCGCTGCTGCAGCAGGGGGAGTAG
- a CDS encoding ABC transporter ATP-binding protein, translating into MAVHSRSMLSDGVIIAERLSKRFHPGAAPAVDGISFVVPRGSTVALLGGNGAGKTTTISMLLGLLLPSGGRITVLGHDMARDRWAVLPRMNFSSPYVDLPHRLTVRENLAVYARLYGVRDRRRRIAELAELLDLTGFLDRASGKLSAGQKTRVALAKALVNAPELLLLDEPTASLDPDTGDWVRGMLERYRAERGATILLASHNMDEVERLSDQVLMMKAGRIVDQGSPDHLIAKYGRSDLEEVFLDIARSRGALGQAAQ; encoded by the coding sequence ATGGCCGTCCATTCTCGCTCCATGCTCTCCGACGGCGTCATCATAGCGGAGCGCCTGTCCAAGCGCTTCCATCCCGGCGCCGCGCCCGCGGTCGACGGCATCTCCTTCGTGGTGCCGCGCGGCTCGACCGTCGCCCTCCTGGGCGGCAACGGCGCCGGCAAGACCACCACGATCTCGATGCTGCTCGGCCTGCTGCTGCCGTCCGGCGGCCGCATCACCGTGCTCGGCCACGACATGGCGCGGGACCGCTGGGCCGTCCTGCCCCGGATGAACTTCTCCAGTCCCTATGTCGATCTGCCGCACCGGCTGACGGTGCGCGAGAACCTGGCGGTCTACGCCCGGCTCTACGGCGTGCGCGACCGCCGCCGCCGCATCGCCGAGCTGGCCGAGCTGCTGGACCTGACCGGATTCCTCGACCGGGCGTCCGGCAAATTGTCGGCCGGGCAAAAGACCCGGGTGGCGCTGGCCAAGGCGCTGGTCAACGCGCCGGAGCTGCTGCTGCTGGACGAGCCGACCGCCTCGCTCGACCCCGACACCGGCGACTGGGTGCGCGGCATGCTGGAGCGCTACCGGGCCGAGCGCGGGGCGACCATCCTCCTGGCCAGCCACAACATGGACGAGGTCGAGCGGCTGAGCGACCAGGTGCTGATGATGAAGGCCGGCAGGATCGTCGACCAGGGCTCGCCCGACCACCTCATCGCCAAATACGGCCGCAGCGACCTCGAGGAGGTGTTCCTCGACATCGCCCGCAGCCGCGGCGCGCTGGGCCAGGCGGCGCAATGA
- a CDS encoding PLP-dependent aminotransferase family protein, whose product MWVPSLAGRSPVRYLAIVEALADAIAAGELRPGERLPTHRDLAWKLGLNVSTVTQAYREAARRHLVSGEVGRGTYVLAASREAVLFGLKAAVPGAPAPIDLSTNVPAVDPDSADLAAVLAAVAAEGRIDAALAYHPPALLQRAGIAGAAWLAARGLHLRPADVVPCAGAQAALTAVLLQLCAPGDPVLVEELAFPGLKAAARWLRLPLHGVAMDGEGVLPEALDRAVRATGARVAVLVPNLQNPTGAVMGPARQAEIASVARRRGLWLVEDDAYGALTDRPPLVALAPERGVLVTSLSKTVAAGLRFGLVAGACAPVRDLAGQIHATSWPLAPLMGEVACRWIEDGTAARRLAWQRAEIAARHAQARRALPGLVPPGRAASPHLWLPRDGDAAAARCLAAGVEVVAADVFAVTREAPQGLRLSLAAAGSRAELAEALARVQGVLSDPSLSETALA is encoded by the coding sequence ATGTGGGTGCCGAGCCTGGCGGGGCGCAGCCCGGTGCGCTATCTCGCCATCGTCGAGGCGCTGGCCGACGCCATCGCCGCCGGCGAGCTGCGGCCCGGCGAGCGCCTGCCGACCCATCGCGATCTGGCCTGGAAGCTCGGTCTGAACGTCAGCACCGTGACCCAGGCGTATCGCGAGGCGGCGCGGCGCCACCTCGTATCGGGCGAGGTCGGGCGCGGCACCTATGTGCTGGCGGCCAGCCGCGAGGCGGTGCTGTTCGGCCTCAAGGCGGCGGTGCCGGGCGCGCCGGCGCCGATCGACCTGTCGACCAACGTCCCGGCGGTCGACCCGGACAGCGCCGACCTCGCCGCCGTCCTGGCCGCGGTCGCCGCCGAGGGCCGGATCGACGCCGCCCTGGCCTATCACCCGCCGGCGCTGCTGCAGCGGGCCGGGATCGCCGGCGCCGCCTGGCTGGCCGCCCGCGGGCTGCATCTCAGGCCCGCCGATGTGGTGCCCTGCGCCGGGGCCCAGGCGGCGCTGACCGCGGTGCTGCTGCAGCTCTGCGCCCCCGGCGACCCGGTGCTGGTCGAGGAGCTGGCCTTCCCGGGCCTGAAGGCGGCGGCGCGCTGGCTGCGCCTGCCGCTGCACGGCGTCGCCATGGATGGCGAGGGCGTGCTGCCCGAGGCGTTGGACCGCGCCGTCCGCGCCACCGGCGCCCGGGTCGCGGTGCTGGTGCCGAACCTGCAGAACCCGACCGGCGCGGTGATGGGGCCGGCGCGGCAGGCCGAGATCGCATCGGTCGCCCGCCGCCGCGGGCTGTGGCTGGTCGAGGACGACGCCTATGGCGCGCTGACCGACCGGCCGCCGCTGGTGGCGCTGGCGCCGGAGCGCGGCGTGCTGGTCACCAGCCTGTCCAAGACCGTGGCGGCCGGGCTGCGCTTTGGCCTGGTCGCCGGGGCCTGCGCCCCGGTGCGGGATCTGGCCGGGCAGATCCACGCCACCAGCTGGCCGCTGGCGCCGCTGATGGGCGAGGTCGCCTGCCGCTGGATCGAGGACGGCACCGCCGCCCGGCGCCTGGCCTGGCAGCGGGCGGAGATCGCGGCCCGGCACGCCCAGGCCCGCCGCGCCCTGCCCGGGCTGGTGCCGCCGGGCCGGGCTGCCAGCCCGCATCTCTGGCTGCCGCGGGACGGCGATGCCGCCGCGGCCCGCTGCCTCGCCGCCGGGGTCGAGGTGGTGGCCGCCGATGTCTTCGCGGTGACGCGCGAAGCGCCGCAGGGCCTGCGGCTCAGCCTTGCCGCCGCAGGCAGCCGGGCCGAGCTGGCGGAGGCGCTGGCGCGCGTGCAAGGCGTTCTGAGCGATCCGAGCCTGTCCGAGACCGCGCTGGCGTGA